One window from the genome of Pseudomonas fluorescens encodes:
- a CDS encoding siderophore-interacting protein, with product MTEHDPNTIHRVSHEIKRRRLQVLQVVDLTPRMRRITLGGPELAGFASLGTDDHVKLLFPQNAEEQAALDNFNPSAGKAQGPMPEMRDYTPRRYDLDTLELDIDFVLHGDGPASTWAAQAAPGQYLNIAGPRGSMIVPDIFDSYLLVGDETALPAIARRLEGLAPNRRALVVVEVENGAEQQILQSPAQVQVIWVLREGRQDNLLRTVQQLEMPGGKLYAWVATESKVSRQIRKVLLEEKGLDQDFVKAVGYWKAEGSEED from the coding sequence ATGACTGAACACGATCCAAACACCATTCACCGCGTCAGCCACGAGATCAAGCGTCGCCGCCTGCAAGTGTTGCAAGTGGTGGACCTGACCCCACGCATGCGCCGTATCACCCTCGGCGGGCCGGAACTGGCCGGGTTCGCCAGCCTGGGCACGGATGACCATGTGAAATTGCTGTTCCCGCAGAACGCCGAGGAACAGGCCGCCCTGGATAACTTCAACCCCAGCGCGGGCAAGGCCCAGGGTCCGATGCCCGAGATGCGCGACTACACGCCACGGCGCTATGACCTGGACACCTTGGAGCTGGACATCGATTTCGTGCTCCACGGCGACGGCCCTGCCTCGACCTGGGCGGCCCAGGCCGCCCCCGGGCAATACCTGAACATCGCCGGGCCCCGGGGCTCGATGATCGTGCCGGACATCTTTGACAGCTACCTGCTGGTCGGCGACGAAACCGCCCTGCCCGCCATCGCCCGCCGCCTCGAAGGCCTGGCGCCGAACCGACGGGCCCTGGTGGTGGTTGAAGTGGAAAACGGCGCCGAACAGCAGATCCTCCAGAGCCCGGCGCAGGTCCAGGTGATCTGGGTATTGCGCGAAGGCCGCCAGGACAACCTGCTGCGAACCGTGCAACAGTTGGAAATGCCCGGCGGCAAGCTGTACGCCTGGGTCGCGACCGAGAGCAAGGTGTCGCGGCAGATTCGCAAGGTGTTGCTGGAGGAGAAAGGGTTGGACCAGGACTTTGTGAAGGCCGTGGGGTATTGGAAGGCGGAGGGTAGTGAGGAAGATTGA
- a CDS encoding PadR family transcriptional regulator — translation MTVLYSPSSHEQGRQDGFERRPSGRDRGSRGPRVFAAGDLKLLLLALIAEKPCHGYELIRQIESMFDGAYSPSPGVIYPTLTHLEMGKMISGDAEGGKKCYSATDAGRLFLQDQAEALDGVRMRIETSKRTLRDQDRPAEIHEAVGHLRDALQMHQGRWSPEEILRVSGLLNDTVKAIVDGPARPSVSESSND, via the coding sequence ATGACAGTCCTTTATTCCCCTTCCTCTCATGAACAGGGTCGTCAGGATGGCTTCGAACGACGCCCGTCCGGTCGCGATCGCGGCAGTCGCGGCCCACGGGTTTTCGCCGCTGGCGACTTGAAATTGCTGTTGCTGGCCCTGATTGCCGAGAAACCTTGCCACGGCTACGAGCTGATCCGGCAGATCGAGTCCATGTTCGACGGTGCCTACAGTCCCAGCCCCGGCGTGATCTACCCGACCCTGACCCACCTTGAAATGGGTAAGATGATCAGCGGCGACGCCGAGGGTGGAAAAAAATGTTACAGCGCGACCGATGCCGGACGTCTATTCCTTCAAGACCAGGCCGAAGCGCTGGACGGCGTGCGGATGCGCATCGAAACCAGCAAGCGCACCCTGCGTGACCAGGATCGGCCTGCCGAGATCCACGAAGCGGTGGGTCACCTGCGTGATGCGCTACAGATGCATCAAGGCCGCTGGAGCCCGGAAGAAATCCTGCGGGTAAGCGGCCTGCTCAACGACACCGTCAAAGCCATCGTCGACGGCCCTGCCCGTCCCTCAGTTTCGGAGTCAAGCAATGACTGA
- a CDS encoding CS1 type fimbrial major subunit gives MLMKIVTAASLTAAALSSSLAFALDDARSSIHITANIPTQQFHVQPRDPNWGKNETMNYNTVSGTLTSLRQTYDVKNTEGSVNAYIENGPASLFNGSDAIALTTAFNGVTLTAIPQEVVDDATSTPGTQAEMTISPAKPLATQNGVYTADMTVIFDAVPRP, from the coding sequence ATGCTCATGAAAATCGTAACCGCAGCTTCCCTGACCGCTGCGGCCCTGAGTTCTTCGCTGGCGTTCGCTCTGGATGATGCGCGTTCCTCCATCCACATCACGGCGAACATTCCGACCCAGCAGTTCCACGTGCAGCCACGTGACCCGAACTGGGGTAAGAATGAAACCATGAACTACAACACCGTCAGCGGCACCCTGACGTCGCTGCGTCAGACCTACGACGTGAAGAACACCGAAGGTTCGGTCAACGCCTACATCGAAAACGGCCCGGCTTCGCTGTTCAACGGCAGCGATGCCATCGCCCTGACCACCGCTTTCAACGGTGTCACCCTGACCGCCATCCCCCAGGAAGTGGTGGACGACGCGACCTCCACACCGGGCACCCAGGCTGAGATGACCATTAGCCCGGCCAAGCCTCTGGCTACTCAGAACGGCGTATACACCGCTGACATGACCGTCATCTTCGACGCCGTGCCGCGCCCGTAA
- a CDS encoding CS1-pili formation C-terminal domain-containing protein, whose amino-acid sequence MFSMTPIAGALALLLCANALAAPTAPGTTPTSLLSQAKGLPAEFEAHFFDVPLAVRIELNQQYLGEAMVVLTRDDRITLLEFTETQESSIKAVEREQWEQRLKQGITLGACETNCSAGLLAVHYSLENSLVSILTQDVERSTEPRRFYDQPKEGSFGLIFNNQLNLNGGQEQDTGGRYGLNASSSVGNWSQSLDLQLSRLGGPDDKIYHAVHELYTQRELEGQFFRLGYFTPSSDGLNRQIRSFGANPDTALGVMFGSSDSLVVDNPKPSVYPIYVTASRQASVEIYRSGLLINTQAVSAGLQSLDTRPLPGGIYEVEVRLIEDGQTTATSQELVYKPSNWSSTEDRWRYNLFAGRETRLWSNWDDQPSGFTTAGLGVNYLLHPRVILGGSMRQVQDKLQVGTSVDWTLASSTSLYANVYQTEQYGNGMDLQGMYSYGSGSVVASHNRSWLDTRNTYETLPDGTRIRQRDVYVGHTSNSSLSVNHRLSNKTSINGRLAYSEGNVQGTGLDLGWTQRGKLRGSDANWRLSVFDRPGSSSTNDRRNRGVDLSLSVALGGPGEYWSGSIGTRTSREGDRDNNASLTYRRDLQDHVLQSVSATALADTYGVGLSGLASFSTDSLYGDGFIQRSSYNDNLTGGLNLSSTVAVGGQKATFTGVPQGRGAGMIVDVETDLDNIVLRADDLTGGSTTLHPGRNFVPITAYKNSMVTFDFEGVHPPAASIEPTRTRYHLNKGGVDYRKVSVMKTVTVLGRLLDEQGQPLKGHHVINHASRGVSEVDGFFSMEMNAASPTLEVRYGNELFCRFRLDPETASEEGDVLMIGDLRCTPDSLADSTLAAADPAKQRS is encoded by the coding sequence ATGTTTTCGATGACACCCATCGCAGGTGCGCTCGCGCTATTGTTGTGCGCCAATGCATTGGCCGCGCCAACTGCACCCGGTACGACACCCACGAGCCTGCTGTCCCAGGCCAAGGGGTTGCCGGCGGAGTTTGAAGCCCACTTCTTCGATGTGCCGCTCGCGGTTCGTATTGAACTCAATCAACAGTATCTCGGTGAGGCCATGGTGGTCTTGACGCGAGATGATCGTATTACCCTGCTCGAGTTCACCGAAACCCAGGAGAGTTCGATCAAGGCTGTCGAACGCGAGCAATGGGAACAACGCCTCAAGCAGGGCATCACGCTCGGTGCCTGTGAAACCAATTGTTCGGCGGGGTTGCTGGCCGTGCATTACAGTCTCGAGAATTCATTGGTGTCGATCCTGACCCAAGACGTCGAGCGCTCGACCGAGCCCCGGCGTTTTTACGACCAGCCCAAAGAGGGCAGCTTCGGTCTTATCTTCAATAACCAACTCAATCTCAATGGTGGCCAGGAACAGGACACCGGGGGGCGCTATGGCCTCAACGCCAGTTCCAGCGTGGGCAACTGGAGCCAGTCCCTGGACCTTCAGCTCTCGCGTCTTGGCGGGCCGGACGACAAGATTTACCACGCCGTCCACGAGCTCTATACCCAACGAGAGTTGGAAGGACAATTTTTCCGCCTGGGTTACTTCACGCCCAGCTCCGATGGCCTGAACCGTCAGATCCGTTCGTTCGGCGCCAACCCGGACACTGCGCTGGGGGTGATGTTCGGCAGTTCCGACAGCCTGGTCGTCGACAATCCCAAGCCCAGCGTCTACCCCATTTATGTCACCGCCAGCCGCCAGGCGTCGGTGGAGATTTATCGCAGCGGCCTGTTGATCAACACCCAGGCCGTCAGCGCCGGCTTGCAGAGCCTGGACACCCGGCCATTGCCTGGCGGTATCTACGAGGTGGAAGTTCGACTGATCGAGGACGGGCAAACCACCGCCACCAGCCAGGAACTGGTCTACAAACCCAGCAATTGGAGCAGCACGGAAGATCGCTGGCGCTACAACCTGTTCGCCGGGCGCGAAACCCGGTTGTGGAGCAACTGGGACGACCAGCCCTCGGGTTTCACCACGGCGGGCCTCGGCGTCAATTACCTGCTGCACCCACGGGTGATCCTGGGGGGCTCCATGCGCCAGGTGCAGGACAAACTGCAAGTGGGCACTTCGGTGGACTGGACGCTGGCCAGCAGTACCAGCCTGTACGCCAATGTCTACCAGACCGAACAGTACGGCAATGGCATGGACTTGCAGGGCATGTACAGCTACGGCAGTGGCAGCGTCGTGGCCAGCCACAACCGCAGTTGGCTGGATACCCGCAACACCTACGAGACCCTGCCGGATGGCACCCGTATCCGCCAGCGCGACGTGTACGTCGGCCACACCAGCAACTCGTCGCTGTCGGTCAATCATCGCTTGAGCAACAAGACCTCCATCAACGGGCGGCTGGCCTACAGCGAAGGCAATGTCCAGGGCACGGGCCTGGACCTGGGCTGGACCCAGCGCGGCAAGCTGCGTGGCAGCGATGCCAACTGGCGGTTGTCGGTGTTCGACCGTCCTGGCTCTTCGAGCACCAACGACCGGCGTAATCGCGGCGTGGACCTGAGCCTCAGCGTGGCCTTGGGCGGCCCGGGCGAATACTGGTCGGGCAGCATTGGCACCCGCACCTCCCGCGAAGGCGACCGGGACAACAATGCCTCGCTGACCTATCGCCGCGACCTCCAGGACCACGTGTTGCAAAGCGTCTCCGCCACGGCGCTGGCCGATACCTATGGCGTGGGCCTGTCCGGCCTCGCCAGCTTCAGTACCGACTCGCTCTACGGCGATGGTTTCATCCAGCGCTCGTCCTACAACGACAACCTTACTGGCGGCCTGAACCTCAGCAGCACGGTCGCCGTGGGCGGCCAGAAAGCCACCTTCACCGGGGTGCCGCAAGGTCGCGGCGCAGGGATGATCGTCGACGTGGAGACCGACCTGGACAACATCGTGCTGCGCGCCGACGACCTGACTGGCGGCAGCACCACGTTGCACCCCGGCCGTAACTTCGTGCCGATCACCGCTTATAAAAACAGCATGGTCACCTTCGACTTCGAGGGCGTCCATCCGCCAGCGGCGAGCATCGAGCCCACACGCACCCGCTATCACCTGAACAAGGGCGGCGTGGACTACCGCAAGGTCAGCGTGATGAAAACCGTGACCGTGCTCGGCCGCCTGCTGGACGAACAGGGCCAGCCGCTCAAGGGCCATCACGTGATCAACCACGCCAGCCGCGGCGTCAGCGAGGTGGACGGGTTCTTCTCCATGGAGATGAATGCCGCGTCCCCGACCCTGGAAGTGCGCTACGGCAACGAGTTGTTCTGCCGCTTCCGCCTCGACCCGGAAACCGCCAGCGAGGAAGGCGACGTGTTGATGATCGGCGACCTGCGCTGCACCCCGGACAGCCTGGCCGATAGCACGTTGGCCGCGGCTGACCCGGCGAAGCAGCGCTCATGA
- a CDS encoding CS1 type fimbrial major subunit encodes MFKTLVRPLALSAVMLPWVQAWGAVERETFEVYVTIPTVDFHVVPLDPQLVQREQRLPFSTITGELSPLRATYEVKNSNGAIGARLGEEAYLSNGRERIDLRVTFNGVALTLDSAQVVTATEARPGRQVPLEIAAIRPDDDYKPGDYYGTVHMVFDATAP; translated from the coding sequence ATGTTCAAGACACTGGTACGCCCCCTCGCACTGAGCGCCGTTATGTTGCCCTGGGTCCAGGCCTGGGGCGCGGTCGAACGGGAAACCTTCGAGGTCTACGTGACCATCCCCACCGTCGACTTTCATGTGGTGCCCCTCGACCCGCAACTGGTCCAGCGCGAACAGCGCCTGCCCTTCAGCACCATCACCGGCGAGCTCAGCCCGTTGCGGGCCACCTACGAGGTGAAGAACAGCAACGGTGCCATCGGTGCCCGCCTGGGGGAAGAGGCGTATCTGTCCAATGGACGTGAGCGCATCGATCTGCGGGTGACCTTCAATGGCGTCGCACTGACCCTGGATTCGGCCCAGGTGGTCACGGCCACCGAAGCCCGGCCCGGACGCCAGGTGCCGTTGGAAATTGCCGCCATCAGGCCCGATGACGATTACAAGCCGGGGGACTACTACGGCACGGTGCACATGGTGTTCGACGCCACCGCGCCGTAG